In one Ktedonobacteraceae bacterium genomic region, the following are encoded:
- a CDS encoding SAM-dependent methyltransferase, producing the protein MNQQIWPDGNNKEQTDTSVPTLIFTAHPEFLDAALDELKHINRRLMLHEVLAPGIALCSVPNTPEFMHRVAEQRPIFVRHLAPVQAIVTLSNTEKDIGELALAIAELPTFPLLEPGQRFAVQTRFVQSEAQTRATIDRPYSGGRLNQQLAEAIAEETGAVESIKKPQIIVSLLCASDKAYSGISLASDNLSPWPGGMRHFAQTDEQISRAEFKLLEALEVFGLSLPPHGRALDLGAAPGGWTRLLLEAGLSVVAVDPAKLDPRLLRSPHAQRLEHFRGYAEVYLEDAVKKHRQFDIIANDMRMDAREASRLLVQAGKCLRRDGFIISTLKLPHATASIDPLKNLREALHLLSRYFNIVQAHQLFHNRQEVTVVTARPLVAKS; encoded by the coding sequence GTGAACCAGCAAATATGGCCAGATGGCAACAACAAAGAACAGACAGATACTTCAGTTCCTACGCTGATCTTCACCGCACACCCCGAATTTCTGGATGCCGCGTTAGACGAACTGAAGCACATAAATAGACGCCTCATGCTCCATGAAGTGCTGGCCCCCGGTATTGCTCTTTGCAGCGTTCCCAACACTCCAGAATTCATGCATCGTGTTGCTGAGCAGCGGCCCATCTTCGTGCGTCACCTCGCCCCTGTGCAGGCAATCGTCACCCTGTCCAATACAGAAAAGGACATAGGCGAACTGGCCTTAGCTATCGCGGAACTGCCTACCTTTCCCTTGCTGGAACCAGGGCAACGTTTCGCGGTGCAGACCCGTTTTGTGCAAAGCGAGGCACAAACCAGAGCCACTATCGACCGTCCATATAGCGGTGGGCGCTTGAACCAGCAACTTGCTGAAGCTATCGCCGAAGAGACCGGCGCGGTAGAATCCATTAAAAAGCCACAGATCATCGTGTCATTGCTCTGCGCCTCAGATAAAGCATACAGCGGCATCTCGCTCGCCAGCGATAATCTGAGTCCGTGGCCGGGCGGCATGCGCCATTTTGCCCAGACAGACGAGCAGATCAGCCGTGCCGAATTCAAACTACTGGAGGCCCTGGAAGTCTTTGGGCTTTCGCTGCCACCGCACGGGCGCGCGCTCGACCTCGGTGCAGCTCCCGGCGGCTGGACGCGGTTGTTGCTGGAGGCCGGATTAAGCGTCGTAGCGGTTGATCCGGCTAAACTTGACCCGCGCCTGCTGCGTTCACCTCACGCGCAGCGCCTGGAGCATTTTCGTGGTTATGCCGAAGTGTATCTCGAAGATGCCGTGAAAAAGCACCGCCAGTTCGATATAATCGCTAACGATATGCGCATGGATGCGCGAGAAGCTTCCCGCTTGCTGGTTCAGGCGGGCAAATGCTTGCGGCGCGATGGTTTCATCATCAGCACGCTCAAGTTGCCACATGCAACAGCCAGTATAGACCCATTGAAGAACCTGAGGGAGGCTTTACATCTTTTGAGCAGGTACTTCAACATTGTACAGGCTCATCAGCTTTTCCATAACCGGCAGGAAGTGACGGTCGTTACGGCGCGGCCACTTGTAGCGAAGTCATAA
- a CDS encoding FAD-binding oxidoreductase: protein MVEIETFATTLQQSIPGINVTIDPDELRDYSIDGILPRMVVMPANAEQVALVTALANQQDLTVLARGGGSRIDLGDIPERIDMMIETTQLTRLLEHEAPDLTCHVEAGLTLAALQAQLAKKGQWLALDPPDAQQATIGGILASNASGPKRLRYGTARDMVIGLHVVQADGEIGRSGGKVVKNVAGYDLNKLYIGSLGTLGIIIDANFKLQPLPSKERTLLLTYSNVTDAMHTVTAILGSLLTPSAIELIDAGAASDMSDFFGLRLPTDGYTLAIDFEGSLATIDRQLDEARLLARKHSALLSDDLTGKDQQQFWQVIREHTRGSVTCKAAILVSQVATYLQELDAICRHHELESAVVAHAGNGILYIELRPVDATPRLVEAIAEMRLKARAAHGSLVVERCPVDLKRLISVWGEPGADFYLMQRLKLQFDPKGTFVRGRFVGGL from the coding sequence ATGGTTGAGATCGAAACGTTTGCAACGACGCTTCAGCAATCCATTCCCGGCATCAACGTAACCATCGATCCCGATGAGCTACGCGATTATAGCATCGATGGTATACTGCCTCGCATGGTCGTCATGCCAGCCAACGCCGAACAGGTCGCGCTCGTCACGGCGCTTGCAAACCAGCAAGATCTGACCGTCCTTGCTCGCGGGGGCGGTTCGCGCATCGACCTGGGTGATATCCCCGAACGCATAGATATGATGATCGAAACGACGCAATTGACGCGCCTGCTTGAGCATGAAGCCCCCGACCTCACCTGCCATGTGGAAGCAGGGCTTACTTTAGCCGCGCTCCAGGCTCAACTGGCGAAAAAAGGGCAGTGGCTGGCGCTCGATCCACCCGATGCTCAACAGGCAACCATTGGTGGCATCTTAGCCTCGAATGCCAGTGGCCCCAAACGCCTGCGTTATGGTACAGCCCGTGATATGGTAATCGGACTACATGTCGTGCAGGCCGATGGCGAAATTGGGCGCAGCGGCGGCAAAGTCGTTAAAAATGTGGCCGGGTACGACCTCAATAAGCTCTATATCGGCTCTCTAGGAACGCTTGGTATTATCATCGATGCGAATTTCAAACTGCAACCGCTTCCTTCGAAAGAGCGCACCTTGTTACTCACCTATTCGAATGTCACAGATGCCATGCATACGGTGACGGCTATCCTTGGCTCCCTGCTCACGCCATCCGCTATCGAGTTGATAGACGCGGGCGCGGCCAGCGATATGAGCGATTTCTTTGGCCTGCGGCTTCCGACCGATGGCTATACGTTAGCTATTGATTTTGAGGGTTCGCTGGCAACCATTGATCGGCAGTTGGACGAGGCTCGTTTACTGGCACGCAAACACAGCGCTTTGCTCAGCGATGACCTGACAGGGAAGGATCAGCAGCAATTCTGGCAGGTCATACGCGAACATACGCGTGGATCGGTCACCTGCAAAGCCGCCATTCTGGTATCGCAGGTTGCCACTTATCTTCAGGAGCTAGATGCCATCTGCCGTCATCACGAGCTTGAATCCGCAGTTGTGGCGCATGCAGGTAACGGGATTCTTTATATCGAATTGCGCCCAGTCGACGCTACTCCTCGCCTGGTCGAGGCAATCGCCGAGATGCGCCTGAAAGCCAGAGCTGCTCATGGTAGCCTGGTCGTAGAGCGCTGCCCTGTCGATCTCAAGCGGCTCATCAGCGTGTGGGGCGAACCTGGCGCCGATTTCTACCTGATGCAGCGTCTCAAATTGCAATTTGATCCCAAGGGTACATTCGTGCGCGGTCGCTTTGTGGGGGGCCTGTGA
- a CDS encoding FAD-linked oxidase C-terminal domain-containing protein has translation MSIAEIPSSPATAPAFERMSASKKALVVHELSALLGARYVLHTPYDLMLYEYDASIDRSTPDIVVLPATTEEVAAIVKIAAYHNVPVVPRGAGTGLSGGAIPIYGGIVIAFARMNRILEIDYENLRAVVQPGLVNLHLSNALNPQGFYYVPDPSSQRSCTIGGNVGENAGGPHTLIYGVTTNHVLGLEIVTPEGDIVQVGGQTYDTPGYDLTGLIIGSEGTLCIVTKIIVRMVHLPEAVKTMVAVFDTMDDASNTVSEIIASGVIPAAIEMMDRMILQAVEADTHAGYPMDAAAVLLMEAEGIRESVAEQVEQIVNICNKHHARTVRIAANETERQLFWAGRKNAFGAVGRISPEFYVQDGVVPRTRLPYVLRRVEEICTSYGLRVGNVFHAGDGNLHPLILFDSQVPGEVERVRKAGHEILAVCAEVGGTITGEHGVGIEKQEEMALIFNPVDLRIMQQVREAWNPRQLFNPGKLFPLPGRCADVKQL, from the coding sequence ATGAGCATCGCAGAAATTCCATCATCACCTGCTACCGCCCCTGCATTCGAGCGCATGTCCGCATCGAAAAAAGCTCTTGTCGTGCATGAATTGAGTGCCTTGCTTGGAGCGCGTTATGTCCTGCACACACCCTATGATTTGATGCTTTACGAGTACGATGCCTCAATTGATCGCAGCACCCCTGATATCGTCGTGCTGCCCGCAACGACGGAGGAGGTAGCGGCTATTGTCAAAATTGCTGCCTATCACAACGTCCCTGTTGTTCCCAGGGGCGCAGGCACCGGCCTGAGTGGAGGCGCCATCCCTATTTATGGCGGAATCGTTATCGCGTTCGCGCGTATGAACCGCATCCTCGAGATTGATTACGAGAATCTGCGGGCGGTTGTTCAACCCGGCCTGGTCAATCTTCATCTGAGTAATGCGCTCAATCCGCAGGGATTCTATTATGTACCCGATCCGAGCAGCCAGCGTTCCTGCACTATCGGCGGCAATGTCGGCGAAAACGCGGGCGGCCCGCATACGCTCATCTACGGCGTTACGACCAACCATGTATTGGGATTGGAAATTGTTACCCCGGAGGGTGATATCGTGCAGGTGGGCGGCCAGACATATGATACACCAGGATATGATCTCACCGGCTTGATCATCGGGTCTGAGGGAACGCTGTGTATCGTTACCAAAATCATTGTGCGCATGGTACATTTGCCCGAAGCCGTCAAGACTATGGTGGCCGTCTTCGACACCATGGATGATGCTTCGAATACCGTTTCCGAGATCATCGCTTCCGGTGTCATACCCGCCGCCATCGAAATGATGGACCGCATGATCTTGCAGGCGGTGGAGGCTGACACACATGCAGGCTATCCTATGGACGCCGCCGCCGTTCTGCTCATGGAGGCCGAGGGTATTCGTGAAAGCGTCGCCGAACAGGTCGAGCAGATCGTCAATATCTGCAATAAGCATCACGCGCGCACCGTGCGCATCGCTGCGAATGAAACGGAGCGACAGCTATTCTGGGCAGGGCGCAAGAATGCATTTGGCGCCGTCGGGCGCATCAGCCCTGAATTTTATGTCCAGGATGGTGTTGTGCCTCGTACTCGTTTGCCTTACGTCCTGCGGCGCGTCGAGGAGATCTGTACCAGCTATGGTTTGCGGGTCGGCAATGTCTTTCACGCCGGTGACGGCAATCTGCACCCGCTCATCCTCTTCGATTCGCAGGTGCCCGGCGAGGTCGAGCGCGTGCGCAAGGCAGGACATGAGATACTGGCCGTCTGTGCTGAGGTAGGAGGCACGATCACAGGAGAACACGGAGTCGGCATTGAGAAACAGGAAGAAATGGCCTTGATCTTCAATCCCGTCGATTTGCGCATCATGCAACAGGTGCGCGAGGCATGGAATCCGCGCCAGTTATTCAATCCAGGAAAGCTCTTCCCGCTGCCAGGACGTTGTGCCGACGTAAAACAATTGTGA
- a CDS encoding lamin tail domain-containing protein — protein sequence MVRLRVSFVVALLVLTLLSCLSALPLHAAGSHGCAPSVPPPVPGPLVPAPAYQHIVVINEVLYAPATVWNCLDQGKPSYTTDSWVELYNTTNQALDLYASHASFTSNTNPYPYYFPLNSAIAAHDYLVIFPDEGSSYLGSGITLSFNISGVTIDQLTIPALGPDQSYARVPDGASTLQVTLSPTIAASNVTPKKTPTPTKSSPGGSGGSGGSGGGAGYPGYTPTIVDGTQIAWNRLQLPTAVASPTAITSASLAVPSPSPATNNVSDTVRRILLTILVIALALMLFWCWRLFRPS from the coding sequence GTGGTGCGGCTGCGGGTATCGTTTGTAGTTGCCCTACTGGTCTTGACCCTGCTCTCCTGCCTGTCTGCTTTGCCTCTTCATGCCGCCGGTTCTCATGGCTGCGCGCCGTCCGTCCCTCCGCCTGTGCCCGGTCCGCTTGTCCCCGCTCCCGCGTACCAGCATATTGTGGTAATCAACGAAGTACTTTACGCACCTGCTACAGTATGGAACTGCCTGGATCAAGGCAAGCCCTCTTACACCACGGATTCGTGGGTTGAACTCTATAATACAACCAATCAGGCGCTTGATCTGTACGCTTCACATGCCAGTTTTACCAGCAATACCAATCCATATCCATATTACTTTCCTCTCAACAGCGCCATTGCTGCGCATGATTACCTTGTCATTTTTCCAGATGAAGGCTCATCCTATCTTGGTTCTGGCATCACTTTGAGCTTCAATATCAGCGGTGTAACCATTGACCAGCTGACTATTCCCGCGCTTGGCCCCGATCAATCCTATGCTCGCGTACCTGATGGCGCCAGCACCTTACAAGTCACGCTTTCCCCAACCATTGCTGCCAGTAATGTAACGCCTAAAAAGACACCGACTCCCACTAAATCGAGTCCTGGAGGTTCCGGTGGCTCTGGCGGTTCTGGCGGTGGAGCAGGGTATCCAGGCTATACACCAACAATAGTGGATGGAACGCAGATAGCGTGGAACAGGTTACAGCTTCCAACTGCTGTAGCTAGCCCAACAGCGATAACGAGCGCCTCTCTCGCTGTTCCATCGCCATCCCCTGCCACAAACAATGTTTCAGACACCGTTCGTCGTATTCTATTAACCATACTCGTAATCGCTCTCGCTCTGATGCTCTTCTGGTGCTGGCGGCTCTTCCGGCCTTCTTGA
- the rsfS gene encoding ribosome silencing factor — translation MEGVLLDSGQLARTAVDAASDKKASDVILLDIRDVSTIADYFVICSGNNTRQIQAIAEAVEEQLEKQGARLLHREGVAETGWLLLDFGDIIVHIFGKQEREYYRLERLWNDAKTVVYLQ, via the coding sequence GTGGAAGGAGTCCTTTTAGACTCAGGACAATTGGCAAGAACAGCGGTCGATGCCGCGTCCGATAAAAAAGCTTCGGATGTGATATTGCTCGATATTCGAGACGTAAGTACCATTGCGGACTACTTTGTCATTTGTAGCGGCAATAATACGCGCCAGATACAAGCAATTGCTGAAGCCGTTGAAGAGCAATTAGAGAAGCAGGGAGCCAGGCTGCTTCATCGAGAGGGCGTTGCCGAAACCGGCTGGCTATTGCTGGACTTTGGTGATATTATTGTACACATCTTCGGGAAACAGGAACGGGAATATTACCGCCTGGAGCGCCTCTGGAATGATGCAAAGACTGTAGTGTACCTGCAATAA
- the mptA gene encoding GTP cyclohydrolase MptA, translated as MSIDTTVSPPFSQNGHKLVATHTVYLALGSNIGDRRGNLAAALQRLREVVEITAISSIYETEPVGYLDQPRFFNIVIAGKTSLSAPELLKYAKDIEVAIGRQPTFRNGPRPIDIDIIFYDDLHITEDNLTIPHPRMAERAFVLVPLAEIAPDAVDPVTGHTAQQLLNAVSGEGVKKLAPDLRISLEHDIQSGQPTVHVRLGRAGVVGVTKAILIGSEGNQQWFNATFDLYADLDSSQAGVHMSRFSDALDEVMEGIDTNAWPKIEILAEHVAKTIVEKQKAVRAEVHIRTAYPLQRWTPVSGRPTQEVYGLMAQAVATKDTSRRMIGVEVEGMVACPCAQDMVHSFARVRLQEEGFAEDVIDKMLNLTPLATHNQRGRATLMIGTDENLDAADLIGIAESAMSSENYGLLKRPDELYIVNKAHANPRFVEDVAREILRAVVEKYTNLPDETFIWVRQRNEETIHKYDVEAEGWGTLGELRAEILHNARLKRHTTKEEWLGIVGPAR; from the coding sequence ATGAGCATAGATACCACGGTTTCACCACCGTTTTCCCAGAATGGGCACAAACTGGTCGCCACACACACAGTTTACCTGGCGTTAGGTTCGAATATCGGAGATCGTCGAGGAAATCTGGCAGCAGCATTACAGCGCTTGCGGGAAGTCGTTGAGATCACGGCAATTTCATCAATATATGAAACAGAGCCGGTAGGCTACCTTGATCAGCCCCGGTTTTTCAATATCGTCATTGCGGGCAAGACATCGCTTTCTGCACCGGAATTACTGAAATATGCGAAAGATATCGAAGTGGCAATAGGCAGGCAGCCAACATTTCGCAATGGACCGCGCCCGATTGATATCGATATTATCTTCTACGATGATCTACATATTACGGAAGATAATCTGACTATTCCGCATCCGCGTATGGCGGAGCGGGCATTTGTACTTGTTCCCCTGGCGGAAATTGCTCCCGATGCCGTTGACCCTGTAACCGGGCATACCGCTCAGCAGCTACTGAATGCCGTCTCCGGGGAAGGGGTGAAAAAATTAGCACCCGACCTGCGCATCTCACTTGAACATGATATTCAAAGTGGCCAGCCAACGGTACATGTGCGGCTGGGACGTGCGGGCGTGGTCGGCGTGACCAAGGCCATCCTGATTGGCAGCGAGGGAAACCAGCAGTGGTTCAATGCCACATTCGATCTCTATGCCGACCTCGATTCGAGTCAGGCAGGCGTTCACATGTCGCGTTTCAGCGATGCGCTCGATGAAGTCATGGAGGGCATCGATACCAACGCCTGGCCAAAAATCGAGATACTTGCCGAACATGTGGCTAAAACCATTGTAGAGAAGCAAAAAGCCGTCCGTGCCGAGGTGCATATTCGCACTGCCTACCCGCTACAACGGTGGACACCGGTTTCCGGTCGCCCTACCCAGGAAGTGTATGGTTTGATGGCGCAGGCAGTCGCCACGAAAGATACTTCCAGGCGCATGATTGGCGTCGAAGTCGAGGGCATGGTCGCCTGCCCGTGTGCGCAAGATATGGTTCACTCTTTTGCTCGCGTGCGCTTGCAGGAAGAGGGTTTCGCCGAGGATGTGATCGACAAGATGCTCAATCTCACGCCGCTCGCCACTCATAACCAGCGCGGGCGAGCTACCCTGATGATTGGCACTGACGAGAATCTGGACGCCGCAGATCTTATCGGCATCGCCGAAAGCGCGATGAGTTCAGAAAACTACGGGTTGCTCAAGCGGCCCGATGAACTCTATATCGTGAACAAAGCGCATGCCAATCCTCGCTTTGTTGAAGATGTGGCACGCGAAATTTTGCGCGCCGTGGTAGAAAAATATACCAATTTGCCGGATGAAACCTTTATCTGGGTGCGCCAACGCAACGAGGAAACTATTCATAAATATGATGTCGAAGCCGAAGGCTGGGGCACGCTTGGTGAATTACGCGCCGAGATCCTGCACAATGCCAGGCTCAAACGTCATACAACGAAAGAAGAGTGGCTGGGCATCGTAGGACCGGCTCGATAA
- a CDS encoding protein kinase, whose product MKGIEGLTLGRYELRRRLGQGGMAEVYLAYDRRVRRQVAIKVLYGRDESFVRRFEREALSVGALSHNHILPLYDFGEQSPWYYLVMPYVEGSTLRDYLFKRKLLTLEEATSIISQIASALQYAHDHGVVHRDVKPSNILLRQDGYAYLVDFGLAKAITGGESLTTAGAMIGTPEYMAPEQSNGQSDYRSDIYSLGIILYQMLAGRVPFTAESPVAISLKHIQSKPVPPRELNSEIPPSIEEIILKALAKDPDERFQQAQAFADALWHALQQEQAHTQTSTEPTSSSSEVSAEAAETMQKAVIVPSIATQVLPETGLGSSHPLITPLLIPLKEPLIEVSSATARQNTRRRSRPWPALLVLACLVSLVIALPLGFMTWQGRQSHHGANTGPQSLGAQQLINADMTATAIGQAHIQATLAAEARAQATAGITSAIGAGNVLYMDSMTAPGNGWVNDGSQCFFSPLGYHVQTHAAHEAAWCYSSIQSFSNVVITAQAQLLRGDTYGLIFRLSPRGRQFYVLELNSLGEYRFVRASGNNPLNWLTLIDWTASNTILKGYGQINTFLIVATGSQFSFYINKQLIVSSYVDATGSAYTSGLIGFLVAGDSAGGTEAMFSNVWVFQK is encoded by the coding sequence ATGAAGGGGATAGAAGGTCTGACATTAGGACGATACGAACTGCGCAGGCGGTTAGGTCAGGGTGGTATGGCTGAAGTATACCTGGCCTATGACCGCCGGGTGCGGCGGCAGGTAGCCATTAAAGTACTCTATGGACGAGATGAATCGTTCGTGCGTCGATTTGAGCGCGAGGCACTATCCGTTGGGGCGCTCTCCCACAACCACATCCTGCCCCTCTACGATTTCGGCGAACAGAGTCCCTGGTACTACCTGGTGATGCCCTATGTCGAGGGCAGCACGCTGCGCGACTACCTGTTCAAGCGCAAACTGCTTACGCTTGAGGAAGCCACCAGTATCATAAGCCAGATTGCCTCAGCTTTACAATATGCGCATGACCATGGCGTAGTGCATCGCGATGTAAAGCCATCCAATATTCTGCTGCGCCAGGATGGTTACGCCTACCTCGTCGATTTCGGATTGGCCAAGGCAATTACAGGCGGCGAATCGCTCACGACCGCGGGGGCAATGATCGGAACCCCGGAATATATGGCCCCGGAACAATCCAATGGACAGAGCGATTATCGAAGCGATATTTATTCACTCGGCATCATCCTTTACCAGATGCTGGCGGGCCGCGTGCCATTTACCGCCGAATCACCTGTAGCAATTTCCTTGAAACACATTCAATCAAAACCTGTGCCCCCACGCGAACTCAATAGCGAGATTCCGCCCTCTATTGAAGAGATCATTCTCAAAGCGCTGGCCAAAGACCCGGATGAACGCTTCCAACAGGCGCAGGCTTTCGCGGATGCCTTGTGGCACGCTCTACAACAGGAACAGGCGCATACGCAAACAAGCACCGAGCCGACTTCATCGAGTTCAGAAGTTTCTGCTGAAGCGGCAGAAACTATGCAGAAAGCAGTAATTGTCCCATCCATCGCGACTCAGGTTCTACCAGAGACCGGCCTCGGATCATCGCACCCACTCATTACTCCCCTGCTCATCCCATTGAAAGAGCCACTGATCGAGGTATCCTCAGCAACCGCAAGGCAGAACACACGTCGTAGAAGTCGCCCATGGCCCGCACTGCTTGTCCTGGCTTGCCTGGTATCTCTCGTCATAGCATTACCCTTAGGTTTTATGACGTGGCAGGGGCGTCAATCGCATCACGGCGCGAATACAGGCCCGCAATCTCTGGGCGCTCAGCAACTCATTAACGCGGATATGACGGCTACCGCCATAGGACAGGCCCATATCCAGGCAACACTGGCAGCTGAGGCTCGCGCTCAAGCAACTGCTGGCATCACATCGGCTATTGGCGCCGGAAACGTTCTCTACATGGATAGCATGACAGCGCCGGGCAACGGCTGGGTGAATGACGGTAGCCAGTGCTTTTTCTCACCACTGGGGTATCATGTCCAGACACATGCCGCGCACGAAGCTGCCTGGTGCTACTCCAGCATCCAATCGTTCTCCAACGTCGTGATAACTGCCCAGGCCCAATTGCTGCGTGGTGATACCTATGGCCTGATTTTCCGTCTAAGCCCACGCGGTCGCCAGTTTTACGTCCTGGAACTCAATAGCCTGGGCGAATACCGCTTCGTGCGTGCATCCGGCAACAATCCTTTGAACTGGCTGACGCTCATAGACTGGACGGCATCCAACACCATCCTCAAGGGCTACGGCCAGATCAATACGTTTTTAATTGTGGCAACAGGCTCGCAATTCAGCTTTTACATCAACAAGCAACTGATCGTCTCGAGCTATGTAGATGCAACCGGTTCCGCTTACACGTCGGGCCTGATCGGCTTCCTGGTGGCGGGAGATAGCGCCGGCGGAACTGAGGCCATGTTCAGCAATGTATGGGTGTTTCAAAAATGA
- a CDS encoding PIG-L family deacetylase, giving the protein MQLKSLDDITRTYRHIYLSPHFDDVVFSCGGTLGVQVSVGLRPLVITVFAGIPDNSITLSPLAERVLRGMGFRPQDIQNAVLARRQEDARALDYLHTDYLWLDYLDAIFRGSPSFYTQESQLMGGEVHPSDLYIDRQLAEHLVALHDRLPDAVWYAPLGVGRHVDHQIVTSAVDRLIQLGANVKLYEDFPYVLQKGALEARLKEFGNTLEPALVEMSEMLPVRQEAAEMYASQIAPNFGDKTSMFEAMENYTHSIRPVETVHLERYWTAR; this is encoded by the coding sequence TTGCAACTCAAAAGTCTTGATGACATCACCAGAACCTATCGCCATATTTATCTCTCGCCGCACTTCGACGACGTCGTCTTTTCCTGCGGTGGCACGTTGGGAGTGCAGGTCAGTGTAGGACTCCGCCCGCTGGTCATCACCGTCTTCGCCGGTATCCCCGATAATTCAATAACTCTCAGTCCTCTGGCCGAGCGGGTTTTAAGGGGAATGGGATTCCGGCCCCAGGATATACAGAATGCTGTGCTTGCCCGGCGACAAGAAGACGCCAGGGCGCTTGATTACCTGCACACTGATTATCTCTGGCTGGATTATCTCGACGCGATTTTTCGCGGCAGTCCATCGTTCTATACTCAGGAAAGCCAGTTGATGGGGGGCGAAGTTCACCCATCAGACCTCTATATTGATAGACAACTGGCCGAACACCTGGTTGCTCTGCATGATCGCCTGCCCGACGCGGTCTGGTACGCGCCTCTCGGCGTGGGCCGGCACGTGGATCACCAGATCGTCACTTCCGCGGTTGATCGCCTCATTCAGCTTGGAGCAAACGTCAAACTTTATGAGGACTTTCCGTATGTGTTACAAAAAGGGGCTTTAGAAGCGCGTCTGAAGGAATTCGGCAATACCCTGGAGCCTGCGCTGGTCGAGATGTCGGAAATGCTGCCCGTGCGCCAGGAAGCAGCGGAAATGTACGCTTCGCAAATTGCTCCAAATTTCGGCGATAAAACGTCTATGTTTGAGGCGATGGAAAACTATACGCACAGCATTCGTCCGGTAGAGACAGTTCACCTCGAGCGCTACTGGACTGCACGTTAG
- a CDS encoding A/G-specific adenine glycosylase yields MMLQQTQVDRVLPKYQQFLATFPTLADLAAASTADVISVWVPLGYNMRAVRLQSIARQVIAEYGGRIPDTIDDLLKLKGIGRYTAGAIACFAYHKQVATVDTNIYRVLHRIFLGLEYPEAKLNNDQMLALAEQVLPDGEAYDWNQALMDLGATICTSTNPQCTRCPLQETCSAYTEMSRQSLFPSGAVLRQMRKVAEKKAPYQTRPFTSTNRYFRGRIVVQLRSLPANERISLTALGPQIKPEFCPDDLPWLQKLIDGLVKDGLVDCTNEGVRLPAG; encoded by the coding sequence ATGATGCTCCAGCAGACACAGGTTGATCGCGTTCTGCCTAAATATCAGCAGTTCCTGGCCACTTTTCCAACCCTTGCCGATCTTGCCGCCGCTTCCACCGCGGATGTCATTTCAGTCTGGGTGCCGCTGGGTTACAACATGCGCGCAGTACGCCTGCAATCCATTGCCCGCCAGGTCATCGCCGAATATGGTGGGCGCATTCCCGATACCATCGATGATCTACTGAAACTGAAAGGTATTGGTCGCTATACAGCCGGTGCGATAGCCTGTTTTGCCTATCACAAACAGGTGGCCACCGTCGATACGAATATCTATCGCGTGCTGCATCGCATCTTTCTGGGACTGGAATATCCAGAAGCAAAACTCAATAACGACCAGATGCTAGCGCTGGCGGAGCAGGTCTTACCTGATGGCGAAGCCTATGACTGGAATCAGGCGCTGATGGATCTCGGCGCGACCATTTGCACCAGCACTAACCCGCAATGCACGCGCTGCCCTCTTCAGGAAACCTGTAGCGCCTATACTGAAATGAGCCGGCAGAGTCTTTTCCCATCGGGCGCCGTACTCCGTCAGATGCGTAAGGTTGCAGAAAAGAAAGCTCCCTATCAAACGAGGCCATTTACCAGCACAAACCGCTATTTTCGCGGGCGTATCGTCGTTCAACTGCGATCCCTACCGGCTAACGAGCGCATTTCCCTGACTGCGCTCGGCCCGCAAATCAAACCCGAATTTTGTCCTGATGACCTTCCGTGGCTGCAAAAATTGATCGATGGACTGGTAAAAGATGGACTGGTCGATTGCACGAATGAGGGTGTCAGGCTACCTGCTGGATAA